The Colletotrichum higginsianum IMI 349063 chromosome 2, whole genome shotgun sequence genome has a segment encoding these proteins:
- a CDS encoding KH domain-containing protein translates to MSAQENIASNGNDLVGSLDQLKIDDEVRLGPDGEPAPRTDEEYAQAQLTLRAIVSSKEAGVIIGKAGKNVADLRDETGVKAGVSKVVQGVHDRVLTITGGCQSVSEAYSIVARALLEGAPSLGMGGVVQNNGTHPIKLLISHNQMGTIIGRQGLKIKHIQDASGVRMVAQKEMLPQSTERIVEVQGTPEGIKGAVWEICKCLVDDWQRGTGTVLYNPAVRTQPGTTSTTGGSTATFSSGGGRSNDYSAPRVMRTGNGADFSTNSNSNNGGGGGGGRPYGRRSDSDAASRGPPTHDENGEELQTQNISIPADMVGCIIGRAGSKISEIRKTSGARISIAKAPHDDTGERMFTIMGTAKANESALFLLYENLEAEKMRRQTATSPE, encoded by the exons ATGTCTGCCCAGGAGAACATTGCTTCCAATGGCAACGACCTCGTTGGCTCCCTCGATCAGCTCAAAATTGATGACGAGGTCAGACTTGGCCCCGACGGCGAGCCCGCGCCCCGCACCGACGAGGAGTATGCCCAGGCACAGCTCACTTTGAGGGCCATCGTTTCCTCCAAGGAGGCTGGCGTCATCATTGGCAAGGCGGGCAAGAACGTTGCCGACCTTCGCGACGAGACCGGtgtcaaggccggcgtcaGCAAGGTGGTCCAGGGTGTCCATGACCGCGTTCTCACTATCACTGGTGGTTGCCAGTCCGTTTCTGAGGCCTACTCTATCGTTGCCCGCGCCCTTCTTGAGGGGGCTCCCTCCCTGGGCATGGGTGGCGTTGTCCAGAACAACGGCACTCACC CTATCAAGCTCCTGATCTCTCATAACCAGATGGGAACCATCATTGGCCGCCAGGGCTTGAAAATTAAGCACATCCAGGACGCCTCGGGTGTTCGCATGGTTGCCCAGAAGGAGATGCTCCCTCAGTCGACTGAGCGTATCGTTGAGGTTCAGGGTACTCCCGAGGGCATCAAGGGGGCCGTTTGGGAAATCTGCAAGTGCCTCGTCGATGATTGGCAAAGGGGTACAGGAACTGTCCTGTACAACCCTGCCGTTCGCACGCAGCCCGGCACCACCTCGACCACTGGTGGCTCGACCGCGACCTTCTCCTCTGGCGGTGGTCGCTCCAACGACTACTCCGCTCCGCGTGTCATGCGCACGGGCAACGGTGCCGACTTCAGCACTAatagcaacagcaacaacggtggcggcggcggtggcggccgtcCCTATGGTCGTCGTTCTGACTCGGACGCTGCTTCCCGCGGCCCTCCGACCCACGATGAGAACGGCGAAGAGCTTCAAACGCAGAACATTAGCATTCCCGCTGACATGGTTGGCTGCATCATCGGCCGTGCCGGCAGCAAGATCTCGGAGATCCGCAAGACCTCTGGCGCGCGCATTTCTATTGCCAAG GCTCCTCACGATGACACTGGCGAGCGCATGTTCACGATCATGGGAACTGCCAAGGCCAACGAGTCGGCTCTGTTCCTTCTCTACGAGAACCTCGAGGCGGAGAAGATGCGCCGTCAGACTGCTACTTCGCCCGAGTAA
- a CDS encoding UAA transporter: MARSKQATPIRRQTSSEYFSKADALARTPSHGNGVATTATSSKSNGKVSVPAAPVEAKEAGVVQILIAVGGIYASFLTWAYLQEKLTTTPYGPASKPEVFKYPVFLNTIQSLFAATTGFLYLWFSSRGTTSLPPVFPSRGIVMPLALVAVTSSLASPFGYASLAHIDYITFLLAKSCKLVPVMLLHTTLFGKRYPLYKYLVVAGVTAGVAVFTLHSGSKKKKSVVNPDANMPWGMLLLSINLLFDGLTNSTQDYIFSTFKGYTGPQMMCANNLMSTAVTLGYLVLSPWLVHTGLGEYLGMDVAGNAGELKAALAFMARYPAVWWDVLGFAACGAVGQVFIFYTLSTFSSVLLVTVTVTRKMVTMALSVFAFGHSLTSMQWLGVSLVFGAIGAEAQIATKEKRAKEVAKRAAAAGKTE; encoded by the exons ATGGCGCGTTCGAAGCAGGCCACTCCCATCCGTCGGCAGACGTCGTCCGAGTACTTTAGCAaggccgacgccctcgcgcgGACACCCAGCCACGGCAATGGAGTCGCGACGACAGCAACGTCTTCAAAATCCAACGGCAAGGTCTCCGTGCCCGCCGCTCCCGTTGAGGCAAAGGAGGCCGGCGTAGTGCAGATCTTGATCGCCGTAGGCGGTATCTACGCCTCATT CTTGACGTGGGCCTACCTCCAAGAGAAGCTCACGACAACACCCTACGGCCCGGCCTCGAAGCCCGAGGTTTTCAAGTACCCCGTATTTCTCAACACGATTCAGTCTCTTTTCGCTGCGACGACGGGCTTTCTCTATCTCTGGTTCTCCTCGCGCGGCACCACATCTCTACCGCCCGTCTTCCCCTCGCGCGGCATCGTCATgcccctcgccctcgtcgccgtcacctcgTCCCTCGCGTCGCCCTTCGGCTACGCCTCCCTGGCGCACATCGACTACATCACGTTCCTGCTCGCCAAGTCTTGCAAGCTGGTCCCCGTCATGCTCCTCCACACCACCTTATTCGGCAAGCGTTACCCGCTGTACAAGTACCTCGTCGTCGCAGGCGTCACCGCGGGTGTGGCGGTGTTCACGCTGCACTCGggcagcaagaagaagaagtcggtCGTCAACCCGGACGCTAACATGCCCTGGGGCATGCTCCTGCTGTCCATCAACCTACTGTTCGACGGTCTCACCAACAGTACCCAGGACTATATATTCAGCACCTTCAAGGGGTACACGGGCCCGCAGATGATGTGCGCCAACAACCTTATGAGCACCGCCGTCACTCTCGGTTACCTGGTACTGAGCCCCTGGCTGGTGCACACGGGGCTGGGCGAGTACCTCGGCATGGACGTCGCCGGCAACGCGGGCGAGCTAAAGGCCGCGCTGGCTTTCATGGCGCGGTACCCCGCCGTGTGGTGGGATGTGCTGGGTTTCGCGGCGTgtggcgccgtcggccaggTGTTTATCT TCTACACCCTCTCAACCTTCTCCTCGGTTCTCCTCGTCACCGTAACCGTCACCCGCAAGATGGTCACCATGGCTCTCTCCGTCTTCGCGTTCGGTCACAGCCTCACCAGCATGCAATGGCTCGGCgtctccctcgtcttcggcgccaTCGGGGCCGAAGCCCAGATCGCGAcaaaggagaagagggccaAGGAGGTCGC